The genome window ATTTCCTTAAAAGTATGAACTCGttggattttaaaatacaaataaactGAACGAATAGCAAAAAGTCCAGCGGTCAGTACACCACtagaataaatttttcattgtgtGCATAAGTGGGTTTATGGGTAGGAATATTTCCAGTGTTTAATACTTAAAAGACATGACTTTTGTACGAATTTTAATGGgagtaaaaattaaacaaaattaccaGGTGACTTTATGTGCCTCTcaatgattttaaaatgtataaaaacttttaaaattgagctccaaaaattgtaaaaatcgAGATACGCctcccattttaaaaaaaattttaaggtcaagGTGCTTGCATGTGACCTGAATCTTCTCCAGCTTCTATCTGAAAAAAGCCCTTACATACTGTACAAAAGATATAATAACTTCCTCAAAAAGCAGAGTCGTGTTATTTGAGTCTCAAAGAGGTAATTTTTGGCTAACAAGTCCAATATGAAACCAATGAAAGGCTATTAATGTGAGGTGAAGAAATCCAATAAAGTGACTatctaaaatatatatatttttttcatctgAATTTCATCGATAAGTTTGGCCAATtatattttgcataattttacAACAGCCTTTTGAGTTCAATGCTACTCagtattttcacttttccttCGTGTAGGTGTTAACGAATTGAATCAGTTGATGACCCATGAAAGACACTTTTAAAGAGTGCCttaaaataaaagcaattttgatgATTCAAGATTGCGAACTGCACACTTGAATTTATCTCATAAAGAATActtgaatattgaaaatgggAAACGCATCTTCTAACTCTGAATATTACGTAGGTACACCAAAAGTTCATTAATATTATGTAGATTTTTACGATTTAGTTACAATGACATTCGCTTTTATCCATGATATTAAAACTTAGTCACAAAGGTTAAATTATTACCATTTCTAAATATCAACGAAAAAATGCCCGAAACCAGCTTAAAATTGCGATTCAGGTGAGGGTAcgtttttgtaatataaaaaGAAGAGGAGAAGCACCGAAATTATCTAGTCGAGTTTAGGTGACAAGAACACAACAACTAAAGCAACATGAAACTTGTAAGTAAAGCTCattgatttaatttcaaactatAACAGGAAACTTTGCAGATCTTGGTATTGACTACACTTGTAGCTGTAACCGTCGCTGCTCCAGCTGCAGAGGATGTTGAAGCGTTCATTCTAAAGAATGATGCAGATGTAGCCCCAGATGCTTATAGCTATGCGtaagcaaaaaacaaatttatcatCATGACTAAGAAACGTCTTTTGATATTCTTTTCTTGACCTAGATATGAAACCAGTAATGGTATCTCCGCAGACGAACAGGGTCACCTTAACAATGCAGGAAGTGAAGCTGAATCTCTGGCTGTTCGTGGTGCATTCAAATACACAGGTCCAGATGGTGTGGTATACCAAGTCAGCTACGTAGCTGATGAGAATGGATTCCAGCCCTCGGCAGCGCACTTACCTGTTGCTCCTTAAGTTAAAAATGtgttcaaaatggtttaaattaaatatatataataaaatagagAATTGTTGTAAAGTTGTGTCAGTTATTCGATACCTGGTCTTCATACCAATTAGTCTCGACAAAAATACGGGGTGGCTCAACGAAAATTTCGCACCTcgatatttaaaatgaagatgTGTAAAAACACTCGAATCCGTCGATTTTTGGTTTAGAagggacaattttttattatattttcaatcccTCAAATTCAACCCCTGAAGAGGGACGGCAGTTacccccaaaatttttaatgggaaagGCTGCTGAGTGAtatctcattttaaagataattgcACCCTCATTATAACCTCAACACTTGAATTCACAGCCATTATTCCCGCTGATATGACAGGTTGTCAGTCTGCGaggaaaaaagcttttatgtagttaataattaacttatcACAATAAGAGCAGCAGACTTCAAAATGAGGGTGGAACGATCTTTAAAAGTTAGGTATCACTGAATCGTTTTAAACGAAGTGACCATTTGATGCACATAGATTATTGATTAAAACTATTGGAATTTCTTAAGCTAGCGCCGcattggaaacatttttttaatgaaagaatACATTGGAACTTAACCAAACACCCtctattttgcattaaataatACTGGGGGTACGATATCTTCAATCAAGCGATAGTTTAATGTAGATAACgcaaaatttaatcttaaaattattttctagttGCATTTGGCTAAgactataatttttatttccctaTCAAAGAGAATTGTCCTTTTTGAgcaattctaaaaaaattgaaacctGATTAGAGTACTTTGTTTTCACGTTTTACTAAGTTTCAACTAACCACTCATATTCTGGAAATCACTGCAACTCTAAACTTATCTCCTGATTATTCTATAAGCTTCATGGTAAAATGGCAACTAGCAGAAAGTGACCTTAATGCAAGAATCGCTGGCCAAAAACCACTCTTAAGAAAATCGAATAAACAGAAAAGACTGTAGTGGACAAAGTTGCATAAAGATTGAAAATGTgaagattggaaaaaataattacggAGCGACGAATCTAAATTCAAAGTATTTGGGTCAAAGCGTGAGATCTTTGCAGAAGACCGGGCGAACATTGTACTGAGCCATGTTTGGTGTCGTGAGTTAAATATGGAGGAGGTTCAGTGATAGTCTGGGGGTGCTTCGGAGGAGTTTCCGTTGAAAAGCTTTACAGGGTGGAAGAAATAATGAGGAAAGAACAATATTTAAGTATCTTGCAGCATCAAATGTTGTCATCTGGGAGCGAATTTTTTGGGtccaaatttattatattataacaTGATAACGACTGGAAACATTCCTCAAAAATTTGCTGTGAATATTTGAAGTCACAGAAGAAGGCAAATAAGCTAGATGTGATGATCTGGCCAGCACAATCGCCTGATCTAAACCCGACAGAATTAATATGGGATGAGTTAGATCAGAAGGTCAAAACAATGTGCCCAACGTCAACAGAAACGCTGTGAAATTTGCTGAAAGAAGCGTTGTCTGAAATTATCAGCGAAACACTTCTAAAATTACTGAATATAATGCCAAGATTGTGTGCCGCTGTGATTCGACATAAAGGCGGCCACATCGAcgaatctaaaatttaattagaaagtACCTAATATCTTAATTGTggtctaaaaatataaatctttatgtttttaaatcaaaaatagatatttcattgaaattctGTAATCTAAACTGGAATTGAGCGTGTTTTTTGAGATGTGCAAATTCTTATGGGCGGTAGTGCATATCTAATTTACAGTAGTCTTTCAGTTGTTCTTGTTATTTGTATGCGTTCCTCTAATCATTTATTGCATTGCAAAATATTTGGcatcagattttttaatttatcattaaggAATATTACAGATCGAAGCCCCTGTATAATACTTAACAGATATTCTCCCCAAATTGACATCAGGTTGAAAAATTGACTTTCAGATAGACAGAAAATTCACTTTGTACCTATATCGAAAATACAATCAGACTTTCCTTTGAAATCACTATGATACTTGATGTTACCGATTAAGGAACTGGAGAGACCACATAACAAAGAATATTAATCAACTGCAGATCCTTCATTAATATAGGTGGCAGAAAATCTGCGAGGTAAATCTAACCAATACAGTTCATTCTTCTGTCAGTGTTTATGACATCTGACATGTGATCTAATCAAGAATCATTTGTTGCAATACTGACTACGTTTATCTCATAAAACTTCTCTCgcattttccaataaatattttaaaagatttaacCATCATTTGGATTAATAATTCAactaaattaagaaataagtAAGAAACATTAATAGTCTGACACAGCCTCtttattttgcaacaaaacataattttaacaacGGATCTATGGAGTAACTGGTAAATGGGCGCCCTGAGGCTGGAAGCCATTGTCGTCTGCTACATAGTTGACTTGGTAAACCACCCCATCAGGCCCAGTGTACTGGAACGAGCCCCTAACAGCTATGGATTCGTTCTCTGATCCTGGATTGGTCAGTTCTCCCTGTTCCTGCTGGGAAATGCCATTGCTGGTCTCAAATCTGGAAAGTTGAACATGTTGTGCTGaaaagtatacagggtgagagGTGAAATTGCTTACCCATAGCTGTATTTATCAATTCCAATGTTGTCACTGTCGTATCGGAGCACTTGAGCCGATGCATCGGGGTTGGTTTGAGGGGCTGCGAATGCAACAGCGACCAAGGCAACAAAGGCGATTGCCTGCAACACaaagaatttatattttattgttattgaaacctattttgaaataaatcgaAAGTTTTCTACGCCACTCATTAACCGAAAAACAGACGCTAATAATAGATGCTAATAACTACTCACTACTTTCATGTTGAATGGGTTTTTGTTGGATTCAGATAGTTATCAGACAAACAACTGATGATATCAATAGTAAAGATCTTCTTCTTATAACGAGACGAATCGTCCCCCTTCCAAGATTTGGCACAATGCTTTTACGTATTTTGGTAGTTTTctttccatattttaaattgtttgacCTTTAACACGGtctaataaacatttttagaggTTGTTGCTTAATGAGATGATAGTCTGTATGATGCAGGATTGATTCATGTGTTACCTTTGTTAGTACCAAATTTGTGCGTATTATGTAACAGTATCGCGAAATTTCGGATAAGAATTTGTCTCTTCTGATGGTTATCTAGATGAAATTGCATTTGGGCGGAAAGAATATTTTGGTGATCATAACGAGATTTGCCAgagaattttcttgaaaatcttTCTCGTTCTGTACAAAGGGTGTTTCCCAAGTACGGTCCGTAACTTCAGAACACAATTTCTTatgatttttaaggaaaaaaaagctCCTACAACGATGTGACCGGAGACGCTTAGACTCCCAGATGCAGGttgtttaaataagaaaaaagtattatttgaaataggTTTGAAACAGTCCATATTCGAAACTtccagtttttaaaaatttgcagttATTGTGTGTTGATAAAGAGCTACATTTTTGTACAAAGCCAATTTTTATATGCCGCCAGTGGCGTAGTTAGGCGCGAATCAGCCGATGTTTTCGTCATAAAATGTAGAACGCCAatgaattttttgacatttttattattttcggacTCTGCTAACATTGTACTACAAAAAAggtttcttgatttttttatttgaaaagtgGTATAATATATctctgaaataattaatcaaatgtaataaatgatGTGATGCACAGGTTTTGAAGTTTCACGTGTCTGAGAAATCTCCTCAGCACGCCTCTGATTTTGAGGAGTAAATTCATGGATCACGGAACCAATCTTTAGACATAAATCCTTACAAAAACTCAGTGGAGTAATAAACAgggcatttcaaattaaatccTCACCATCGGGATCTCAAAAACTAGAAGAAAttcgaagaagtttaaatgggggtaAAATTACGCAATTCAGCGCTTAACCAaatgccgttttcaaaatttaaatttcccgagtacttccgaagatatccaaaaaaaacaaacattagagatttatttttttaacattatttgacaaggaagccAAAAACTACAAGCACagtttcattgccactttatATCAGCTACGCGATGAtgttttcagatttgccactcctctagtttccgagatcctaTTGGAGAGAGCAgaatttgaaatgccctgTGTATGTactaaatattgtttttaatatattatgttTGACTTTTTGAATTCGAAATTTTGcacattaagaaaatttccttgGTACGGGTTTGCTACTTGAATATCTGCCAAATGGATAGATAATGGGATGATCCTTCAGACTctgagattttgtaaaatccAGTGGCgtgatattttttggaaaatgtgaGGCTAATAGGTTTTCTgtattttgaagttaaaaacattttatcgaTACTACCTTAACTTTCGAGTAAATAACGGATAGATTACAGACCGAATCATCAGACTTCAGACATCAGACATCAGAGAGAAACCTCATAAAGCTCACTTCTGTAGTATGTCTTTAAAGGGActagtaaaatttgaaaagccACATGCtaaaatttggcaattttctATGTTTTACAACTGAGCCACTCTCCGTCCGCTCAAGGGCCGTattgtaacaaaaataatcattcctcataaaacttcaaaggaactaattgaaattttttttgattTAACAGATCTTTTCAATACAACGCCCTTGATTTTGCACTATCAAAAGTGCGGGCCACAAAATGAATATCCGGCCAgtgaaatattgaatttgaaaatattgaaagagtaaaaacatatttctgcATCCGGATTTTTGAAAACCAAAAGAGATGTCACAGCCAGGTTTGAGTAGCTTTTTAGAGCTTACAGATAAATTTCATGTTGGTTTTTCTACTGTAAATAAATCATGTTGTTTGgtaatgaacatttttatgttgaaTAATGAAGATTTTTGTTTCAACCACTACCCAggcctttttttaatgtagtttCACCCAATGCTCTTTACTATTTCTATTttcactttgttttttcaaatttgaagtaGTTCTCATCTTAGGGCATCGAGCCCACTCTTCTGAGATTACTTTCTCCTAAATAGAAGCAGAGCTTTACATAACAATACCCAACGTTAAAACCACACTGTTTACATGAATAATTCAAATCTTTAATGTGTTGCATCTCTCGATGTCCTTAACAAAAACTAtgaaaaggttaaaaaaaaccCGTTTAATACCCAAAATTGCAACGCTAATGAATATATAAAGAATTGTCTTTGCTAATCAGCATCAGATATAGTTTCATCAACAACGTATCAACACCCGCCATAATACACCATGAAAGTAGTAAGTAATGTTACAGCATAGCTCATTCCATCCTCTGAATGTCCCACTTTCAACGATTATCTAATGGCTTCATCTCCAACAATGAGacgtaaaatatttgcattgaTAGATCTCTAATACTCCATGTTTTCTACCACTTTATTTGCATACTATGAGATTTGGAAATAGTCGAATGAGCGAAATTGTACAGGTATAGTGAATTAGGGCCAattcaagtttaattttatatacagtgtgtccccGAACAGGTGAACCGACTCTTGTAAAAGGTAacaaattttcgatttaaatttcaatttttcggGGTTTACCCCTGTTTGGTTAAATACTCATTTCTAacataatttcacttttagaaaattaagtATGTCTcggaaatttttagaaaacctATTTTTCTGTAGAGTAAAGTGTCTCTTCTGTGTCAAATACGACATAATGTTACgaagaaaagttgtttagaaTCGGGACCTAAGCTCATACACTAAATATGAATGTTCTCggccaattttaaattctcccATTTTGTCGTATTTTCCAAATCaacgaattttatttttataaatttttgtttcattaaaatgttaaactattatcattagaaaaatcaaaaaatgtataatctCATATCAAACTTAAAGCTCTATTAAATCTCCTcctaaatttgcaaatttttcaataccgTGTCggaattctttaaaaactgCCTATACGTGTTCTCTAGGAGTTAACCAAACTGCCTGTGTTAtccttttattaatatttttgcagcACTTGGAATGTGTTCTTcataaactatttatttcattcttgctgacacaaaaaaatccattatcaTA of Euwallacea similis isolate ESF13 chromosome 15, ESF131.1, whole genome shotgun sequence contains these proteins:
- the LOC136413688 gene encoding cuticle protein CP14.6-like translates to MKLILVLTTLVAVTVAAPAAEDVEAFILKNDADVAPDAYSYAYETSNGISADEQGHLNNAGSEAESLAVRGAFKYTGPDGVVYQVSYVADENGFQPSAAHLPVAP
- the LOC136413697 gene encoding flexible cuticle protein 12-like; protein product: MKVAIAFVALVAVAFAAPQTNPDASAQVLRYDSDNIGIDKYSYGFETSNGISQQEQGELTNPGSENESIAVRGSFQYTGPDGVVYQVNYVADDNGFQPQGAHLPVTP